A region of Elusimicrobiota bacterium DNA encodes the following proteins:
- a CDS encoding ABC transporter substrate-binding protein, with amino-acid sequence MIRNRFRNVLVGGAIIGGAWGFSAAKETEITLEVGTQNYAHTRLLQEGSVKVSGCTLHYNTLSLASLRAQPEKFDVIEVDILPFLSQLAAGEPQDYTLIPVFLLREFPLRDLWVRSDRGIKGPEDLRGKRVGVDGYGTSGATWIRKFLQSSATLKTDDITWVDVSTGPPPHKSLVELIQAGKVDGMIFMGTPEDAGPVVRLFPNYAQVEQDLFKASRVFPLATALAVRTDLVKENAWLPEALFMAFAEAKRRAVENLGTDKEPKIPLPWGAESYQTTLDLMGKQYWSYGVPNNPRSLKALLDAAFAQGLLKRELKVDEIFEPSTLQLMDQ; translated from the coding sequence ATGATTCGAAACCGTTTCCGAAATGTTTTGGTGGGGGGAGCGATCATCGGAGGGGCCTGGGGCTTTTCGGCCGCAAAAGAAACGGAAATCACACTGGAAGTGGGCACACAAAATTATGCGCACACCCGGCTCCTTCAGGAGGGGTCTGTGAAGGTGTCTGGTTGCACGCTCCATTACAACACGCTGTCCCTGGCAAGTCTCCGGGCCCAACCCGAAAAGTTCGACGTTATTGAAGTGGATATTTTGCCTTTTCTATCTCAACTGGCTGCGGGAGAGCCGCAAGATTACACATTAATCCCTGTGTTTCTTCTGCGGGAGTTTCCTTTGCGGGATCTGTGGGTTCGATCCGATCGAGGGATTAAGGGCCCGGAGGATTTACGGGGGAAACGGGTGGGGGTGGATGGCTACGGAACCAGCGGGGCCACCTGGATCCGGAAATTCCTCCAATCGAGCGCCACTTTGAAAACCGACGACATCACCTGGGTGGACGTCTCCACGGGTCCGCCTCCCCATAAAAGCTTGGTGGAGTTGATTCAGGCCGGAAAGGTGGACGGGATGATCTTTATGGGAACTCCCGAGGACGCGGGCCCTGTTGTTCGCCTTTTCCCGAATTACGCGCAAGTGGAACAGGATTTGTTCAAGGCGAGCCGGGTATTTCCCCTGGCTACAGCGCTGGCGGTTAGGACTGACCTCGTTAAAGAAAACGCATGGCTTCCGGAAGCTTTGTTTATGGCTTTCGCCGAGGCGAAACGCCGAGCCGTTGAAAACCTGGGCACCGACAAGGAACCCAAAATTCCCTTGCCTTGGGGGGCGGAGTCTTACCAGACGACCCTGGATTTGATGGGAAAACAATATTGGTCCTACGGCGTGCCGAACAACCCTCGTTCCTTGAAAGCCCTTTTAGATGCCGCTTTTGCCCAAGGACTGTTGAAACGTGAATTGAAGGTGGACGAGATTTTTGAACCCTCCACACTGCAACTGATGGATCAGTGA
- a CDS encoding PDZ domain-containing protein, which translates to MGHSNEFGRKKPMGLAVSFIALAACGNPYRLNYVSVLDRLPAQPAFAPSTPTPRLVEAKNPREDSLRLVEEGYAPIGYVKFNSVKADEQLALAQAKELGADVVLTSIQFTNVVNESVPTTVYKGPETVRVEDRGNVGYTGVNYNRSQTVTYEGSYQTEFVNRETAFYDQKALFFRKLQAPVFGGAVSALPEEVRNSLGRNRGVVVRAVVNGSPAFRADVLKGDILIGLEGEDIIEPGEFYKRIESLAGRSVSLSILRNGQALELPVKLGERPVAAVPAAPK; encoded by the coding sequence ATGGGGCATTCGAACGAATTTGGACGGAAAAAACCAATGGGGTTGGCGGTGTCGTTCATCGCCTTAGCCGCCTGCGGAAACCCTTATCGGCTGAATTACGTGAGCGTTCTTGATCGGCTTCCCGCCCAACCGGCCTTCGCCCCTTCCACCCCAACGCCTCGGCTGGTGGAGGCGAAAAATCCCCGGGAGGATTCGTTGAGGTTGGTGGAAGAGGGCTATGCGCCTATTGGTTACGTCAAATTCAATTCCGTCAAAGCCGATGAACAATTAGCCTTGGCTCAGGCGAAGGAACTGGGGGCCGACGTGGTGCTGACCTCGATTCAGTTCACCAACGTCGTGAACGAATCCGTCCCTACGACCGTTTATAAGGGTCCGGAAACGGTTCGCGTGGAGGATCGCGGCAACGTCGGGTATACCGGGGTCAATTACAACCGAAGCCAAACCGTGACCTACGAAGGAAGCTACCAAACCGAATTCGTCAACCGCGAAACAGCTTTTTACGATCAAAAGGCCCTGTTCTTTCGCAAACTTCAAGCCCCCGTTTTCGGCGGGGCCGTCAGCGCTCTTCCGGAGGAAGTGCGGAATTCGCTGGGCCGCAACCGCGGCGTGGTTGTTCGCGCGGTCGTGAACGGGTCTCCGGCCTTTCGGGCGGATGTTCTCAAGGGCGATATCCTGATCGGGCTCGAAGGGGAGGACATCATTGAACCCGGCGAGTTTTACAAGAGGATCGAATCCCTGGCCGGTCGGTCCGTCTCGCTGTCTATTTTGCGTAACGGGCAAGCTCTGGAACTCCCCGTTAAGTTGGGGGAGCGCCCGGTGGCGGCGGTTCCGGCGGCGCCGAAATAA
- a CDS encoding BamA/TamA family outer membrane protein, giving the protein MIFSRTKISLGFLCLAMSAGVWGASPLKNARLGENASLDPKPDAAEMMDDVTVSSGTKKGVDFIFAPIPFSNPTTGAGLAGMASLIYPLSPADAATPPSMTGLGGFYSENDSWGAFLFQRLYLPGGRWRFNGGLAMMNFNYNYYGIGTEAGFDGQSIPVHQRINGLTADALYRTWKSLFAGMTGVWSVSDVSMGGGLPPAGAGPGNGFKSQIGAVGPRLQWDTRDNTFSAATGSFFDGSFKYYGPALGSDYEYNITQLEYNHYWSPSEKHVWAARGYGRFATGDVPFYALSQFGMKSDLRGYVTGQFRDNMMIAVQAESRWRLTRRFGAAAFVGVGEVAPTLNSFNLENLLPSVGGGIRYILSEQNRIVYRIDYAVGKGEQALYFNVGEAF; this is encoded by the coding sequence ATGATTTTTTCCAGAACAAAGATTTCCCTTGGGTTCCTTTGCTTAGCAATGAGCGCGGGGGTCTGGGGCGCCTCCCCGCTTAAAAACGCCCGCCTGGGCGAAAATGCCAGCCTGGACCCCAAGCCAGACGCGGCGGAGATGATGGACGATGTCACTGTCTCTTCCGGAACGAAGAAAGGTGTAGATTTTATTTTTGCCCCGATTCCCTTCTCCAACCCCACCACGGGAGCCGGTCTCGCGGGAATGGCCAGCCTGATTTATCCCCTCTCCCCAGCGGACGCGGCGACACCGCCGTCGATGACAGGTCTTGGGGGATTTTATTCCGAAAATGATTCCTGGGGCGCATTCCTGTTTCAACGTCTCTACCTGCCGGGCGGGCGTTGGCGCTTCAACGGCGGGCTCGCCATGATGAATTTCAACTACAACTATTACGGAATCGGCACCGAAGCCGGGTTTGACGGGCAATCCATCCCCGTCCATCAACGAATCAATGGGCTCACGGCCGACGCCCTTTATCGAACATGGAAGTCTCTTTTTGCCGGTATGACGGGCGTTTGGTCGGTTTCCGACGTTTCGATGGGGGGGGGTCTTCCCCCTGCGGGAGCCGGACCAGGCAACGGCTTCAAATCTCAGATCGGGGCGGTGGGCCCAAGGTTGCAATGGGACACCCGGGACAACACCTTTAGCGCCGCCACCGGATCTTTTTTCGACGGCTCCTTTAAATACTACGGCCCGGCGCTGGGGAGCGATTATGAATACAATATCACACAACTGGAATATAACCATTACTGGTCCCCTTCAGAAAAACATGTTTGGGCCGCGCGTGGTTACGGGCGGTTTGCGACCGGGGATGTTCCCTTCTACGCCCTCAGCCAGTTCGGTATGAAAAGTGATTTGCGCGGATACGTGACTGGGCAGTTTCGCGACAATATGATGATCGCCGTTCAGGCGGAATCCCGCTGGCGGCTGACCCGACGGTTCGGCGCGGCGGCTTTCGTTGGGGTCGGCGAAGTGGCCCCGACGCTGAATTCCTTTAATTTAGAAAATCTCTTGCCGAGTGTGGGGGGTGGAATTCGCTACATTTTGTCGGAACAAAATCGAATTGTTTATAGGATCGATTATGCGGTGGGAAAAGGGGAGCAAGCCCTGTATTTTAACGTCGGAGAAGCGTTTTAA